The sequence AGACAAACTGGAAGAATTGGCTGAGGAATTGAGCAAAGCGCGAATCAAATACAATCCTGATGCGGGGGAAGATACTGTAGTTTCCGTACCCGAAATTCCGAAGACAAGAATCGTCACCGAAACAATGGCTAAAATTTACGAAGCTCAGCGGAATTATAAAGATGCAATCGCGGTCTACAAAGACCTTGCGAAATCTAATCCGGAAAAGGCGGATTATTTTAAAAGGAAAATTGAAGAAATAAACAGGATAATCGACACAGGGCTCGTCTGAGAGGCGCCATGAAATATTTCTTTTCACAACTCGTATTATTTATCATATTAACTTTGCCCGTAGCGGCGCAGGATTACGATTGGGCTCGGCACGACTCGCTCGTAAAAGCGGGCATCGATCAGATATACGGGATTCAATTCGAAAAAGCCGAAAATACATTCGACGCGGTAATAAAAGAATATCCTACTCATCCTTCCGGCAAATTTTTTAAAGCTATGATTACCTGGTGGCGTATTCTTCTTAAACTCGAAGACGAAAGTCTGGACGACGAGTTTATGGAGCAGTTGGAAGAAGTTATTGAAATTTGCGATAGAATTCTGGAAAAAAACAAGAACAATAAAGACGCGCTTTTCTTCAAAGGCGGAGCAATCGGATTCAGAGGCAGATTGTTGGGCATTCGCGAAAAATGGCTCAAAGCCGCTCTCGACGGTAAAGAAGGACTCGAGTTGCTCTACCGATTTTATAAAGCCGATCCGCAGAATCCCGATGTTCAATTCGGATTTGGCATTTATCATTATTATGCCGAAGTCATTCCGGAGAAATTTCCCGCGGTCAAACCGCTTATGATTTTTTTTCCAAACGGCGACCGCGAAAAAGGCTTGAGCGAACTCGAATACGTCGCGCTCAAAGGCAGATATGCCCGCATCGAATCGAGATATTTTCTTATGACATTGAATTTTCAGTTCGAGGAAAATATGGACGAAACCCGAAAGTGGGCTTCAATTCTTCTGGCGGATTATCCGAATAATCCCAACTTCCAGAAATATTACGGACTAACTTTTGTTAAAGAAAACAGGTACGATAAAGCCTCGGAAATATTCCGGGATATCTATTCGAAATGCGTAACAGGTATGCCGGGTTACAACAGTTATTATAAGAGGGAAGCGAGTTATTATGTCGGATTGAATTATAAGAATACAAATAATGTCGATTCCGCCATCTACTATTTTACGGTTTCCGAAAAGTTGTCCCGTAAACTCGACAAAGACAAAGAGTCCGGTTTTCTGATCAATACCGTGCTCTATTTGGGAATGTTATACGACTTAAAAGGCGACAGACAGCAGGCAATAAAATATTACCGCGAAACGCTGACTATGAGGGAAAGGAGCAATTCTCATAAACTTGCCGAACAATATTTGAAAAAGCCTTACGGCAAGTAATTATTCGAGATTGGTCGAAATTCCGAATCTGTGAATCGAACCGATAAAACCCATCGACGAAAATCCGTAGTCGAGTGTATAATTCTTTACGTTGAATCCGAAACCGAGGTTGAGGCCCGCCAGCCCGGCGCTCGACCCGATTTTAAGTTCTTTCCTCTTTTCGCTGTCGTATCCGAATCGCAGTCTGAAACTTGCGCCTAATTTAACTTCGGCTCCCAAAGTAAAATTACGAAGCCTGTCGGCTAAACTCTCCTGTTCCCGGTTTAATTTGTTCAGGGAAAAATAGAAACGGAACGGCACGTTTTTTAACTGTTTCGAAACGCCGACGCGTACGTCGAGCGGCAAATCTTCGTCGATTTCTGCGTATGTCGACAATTGACTGCCTATATTCAACACGGAAAATCCGATATTCCACATCGACTCGGAAAATTCGTAATGCAAGCCCAGATCGACTGCTAAAGCGGAAGAACTGTATTCGTCGATGCTGGAATAGATAAATTTCGTGTTTATACCGTAATAGAAATTGTCGTCGAGTTTATTTCCGTAGCCTAAAATAAAAGCGATATCGGCGGCTCCGAAACTGCCCGTTTTTTCGCCTGTGGAAGTAGCTTTTGTGAAGTCGCCGTAGCTAACGTATTTTACCGCCGCGCCAAGTTTTCCGAATCGAAATTCCTTAACTGCCGATAAAGACGCCGAATTGATATCCATAAGGTGATTTACAAAAGAGAATGATACGGGAATTCCCTCGAGTAAGTTAATTCCTGCGGGATTATAGAAAATAACATTCGGGTCGTCGTTTGCGGAAACAAATCCGCCTGCCAATGCCGCCGCGCGCGGACTCGTATCTAGATTTAGGAATTTGTATGTTTGCGGAAAAGCAGTTGAAAAACTAAAAAGTAATATTCCAAATAAAATCGTATTTTTCATGGCGCCATTTTTTTGTTTTGCGATTTTAACTATATTATTATAGAAAGGCAAGCTATTAAAATCTCACCCGGGAACATTGAGCTTTTAGAAAATGTTAGATTCAAAAACAAAACGGAAGGTAATGTATGAACGGATTTAAAACTGCGGCTTTAATGGCGGTCATGATGGTTCTCTTCTTATTCGTTGGCAATCTTTTGGGCGGACAAGCGGGAATGACCATAGCATTTGTCTTCTCGTTACTCCTTAATTTCGGCTCGTACTGGTTTTCCGATAAAATTGTATTATCGATGTACCGCGCAAAAGAGGTCTCCCGCGCCGAATATCCGGTTCTCTACAGAATAGTCGAAAATCTGGCGTCGAAAGCAAATTTGCCGATGCCCAAAGTATATGTTATCGATTCTCAAACTCCGAACGCGTTTGCTACTGGCAGAAATCCCGAACACAGCGCGGTGGCTGTAACTACGGGCATTATGAATATACTCTCTGAAGACGAGCTCGAAGGCGTAATTGCACACGAGTTGACGCATATTAAAAACAGGGACATTCTCGTAGGCACAATTGCCGCTACGCTGGTCGGAACCATTACATTGATTGCGAGGATGGCCGGATGGGCGGCAATGTTCGGCGGAAGCAGAAACGACGACAGAGACGGCAATATTTTCTATGAGCTTGCTCTTATTATTATTGCTCCAATTGCCGCAATGCTAATTCAGTTGGCAATATCGCGCTCGCGCGAATTCATGGCGGACGAAGGTGGCGCTTTGATTTCGGGTAATCCGATGGGACTTGCTTCGGCTCTGGATAAACTTTCTAAAGCCAACGAAGTTATTCCGATGAGAACCGCCAAAGAATCGACGGCGCATATGTTTATCGTAAGCCCGCTTTCGGGTAAATCGTTCGCCAAATTATTCTCGACGCATCCGCCTATCGAAGAGAGAATTAAAAGACTCAAAGAGATTGCCGACGGCAGAAGATAATGTCGAACTTATGGAAAAAAATATTGATCCTTTTTCTGTTTGCGGGCGCTTCGAATTACAGCTTTTCGCAGGATAAAATAATCGACAAACTGATAGATGCGGCTTTGAAGGAACAAGCTTCGCTTATTTCGACAATGCACGATTATAACTTGATTATTTCTTTGCCCCGTAAATTGGAAGGACTCAGACCGTATCTTCTGGATTATTTTCGGAATAATTTCGATTATGAAAACGACGGCGGCAAAAATAAAGTTATTCTCGTAATTAACGACGCTTCGGCTTCTTACTCGTTAATTGAACGCGGATTCTTTACGGACGATTTTCTCGAACGTAAATTAAATATGCACGGAATGCTGGTATACCCCAATGAATCCGGTTTCGGAAATTCACTGTTCTCCGGCTCGGTAACCGATACGCTTCTGTACGATGATTATGCCGTTAACGACTTGATGAAATTGCCTGTTGAACAGGGAGAGCTGCCGGATAAAACTAAACTTAAGGATCTCCTGCAGCCAGTGTTGATCGTAGCCACTTTGATAACTTCTGTCATTTTGCTCTTTACCGTCAGAAGCAATTAAATTTCTTTAAGTGGCAATCTTTATATATTTTTGTTATTTAAAAATGGAAATTCATTTTATGCCTTATAAGAGATTATTCGCAATTGCCTTGATTGTAACCGCTTGTTCCGGAATGGTAGACACATCTAAATTTAACGCCGAGGAGTATTTTTCTTATGCTATGAAATTGTACGAAGACGGCGACTACGAACAGGCTGTACTGGAATTTAACAGCATATTGCTCCAATTTCCCGGTAGCACGGTAAGCGACGACGCTCAATATTATCTGGCTATGACATATTATAAAAGAGAACAGTTTCTTCTGGCGGCGTACGAATTTAGCAAGTTGATTCAAAATTATGCCACAAGTCCGCATGTGCCCGACGCTCAATTCATGCTTGCCGATTCGTATTATAACCTTTCGCCGCCGTTTCAGTTAGACCAATCGTACACCAAAAAAGCAATCGAAGAATTTCAGGCTTTCATCGATATATTTCCCGCTAATCCGAAAGTGGAAGAAGCCGAAAGAAAAATTGTGGAATTGAACGACAAACTTGCCAGAAAAGAATACGAAAGCGGAATTATTTACGAAAAGATGGAATACGAAAAGGCTGCAATGAAGTATTACGATTTTGTAGTCGATACGTACCACGATACCAGATTCGCTCCGATGGCTTTGTACCGTAAAATTCAAATTGAAATAAGACGCGGAATGACTAACGAGGCGCTCAATGATATAGCGGTCTTTTTGACGAGATATCCTAATGACGAAAGAGCTGACGAAATCGAAAAATTACAAGCGGAATTAAATGGACTCACGGCAAAGGCAAATTAAGAAAGTTAAAGATTCTACGGTAACGATGACCGAATTGGTTCTGCCGAACCATGCCAACCAATTGGGATATTTGCTCGGCGGACAATTGATGCACTGGATTGATATTTGCGCCGCTCTTTCGGCGGCAAAACATTCGAACAGAGTTTGCGTTACTGCTTCTGTAGACAGAATTGATTTCCATCACCCGATTAAAGTCGGGGAAGTGGTAACTTTGGTTGCGTCTGTCAACAGGGCATTTAAAACATCGATGGAGGTCGGCGTCGAAGTTTATGCGGAATCATTTGTGGAAAGAAAAAAATACATACAAATTCTGCTTTCTTAACTTTCGTGAGTGTGGACGAAAATGGAAAACCCGTCGAAACCAATGAAATACAACCGGAAACACCTGATGAACAAAAACGCTACGAAGAAGCTCTTCAAAGGCGCAGGCAAAGACTCAATACTGCTTAAACTTCTGCTCGTTTTCCTTTTTTTTGCATCTTCTCTTTCGGCTCAAATTCCCATAAACGGCTTTTGTAAAGTAGACGTTCTCTTTGAGGGTATTAAAGATGATGCGGATTTCCTGCCGGACAATATTATGCCCGCCGATCTCGACAGGGACGGCTCGTATGAATTCATCCTTTTAAGAAATAATAAAAATTTAATGGCGGTTGTCTCCGGAAATAAATACCGCCGGTTCAATTTCGGACAAACGGTTAACGAACTCGAATTCTACAGTTCGTCTAAGAATTCGAATATCTTTTGCTGGCTTTCCAGAAAAAGCAGGAATGTCGGGTTGGCGACAATCTCGAAAAACGGAATATTATCGAAAAATAAAATTAAAAAGTTTGACGACGTGCCTTCTCGAATTACCTGCCTCGATCTAAATAGTGACGGCAACAAGGAAATAATTGTCGGCGGTTACGCATTCGAAGGTTTAACTTTGATTAATGCCGGTAAAAAAAATACCTACGCATATTCTCAAATTACGGACAACAGGGTTTTTCCGTTGATTGCCTCCGCCGATTTCGACTACGACGGTTTTAGCGACATAGTTGCCTACGATATCCTTGCAAATCGCCTTGTATTCTTTTATAATAATCAGGAATTATCTTTTTCCGAGTCGAGAAAAATTGAACTCTCCGATTATCCTGAAGATTTGATAGCTTCCGACGTGAATTCGGACGGGTTTACTGACTTGCTGATTTCATACGGCGACCGATTGCGCGTTTTTGTCGGCGATACCGTTTCGTCGTTTCGCAACAGTTTCGATATTGAGCTTCCTGTAAAATCGGATGATTTAATTGTGTCGGATTTGAACGGCGACGGCATTAACGATCTTTTAATGGCAAGTTATTCCGAAGGCGAAGTATATCTGATTTACGGCAAAGCCGGTTCGGAATTTTATGAACCCTTGCTGCTTTATAAAGACAGAAATTTAGCGGATATTTCTGTTTATAAAGAAAAAGGACTCCCGAAACTGGCGCTTCTGTTGAGGGACGGGAAGATAATTGTAATATCGAGGGTAAATAAATTCGGGGATTTTGATTTAACGAGTTTTGGCTCGGATGCGCTTTCATTGGGAATTGTAGCGGGCGAGCGAAATATTCCGGAAGCTTATTTTTATATCGATAAAAATAGAAACGACCTGATTTTAATTACTCTGAATAAAAGATTGATTCCCGATACTCTTTATCGATACCCACTTCAGGACAGCTACAATATAGTCAAAACCGTCAAGCATAAAAATAAAATCGATTTCTATTTTTACAATCCAAACACATCGTTAATTGAGATACTGAGACTCGATTTGTTCCGACCGACTCGAAGAATTCTTTACACCAAAGGAAGAATTAAAGACTTGCTCTTGTTTAACGACCGGTTGGAAGACAGACAAAGAATTTATACCGTTACGGAAAATAAATCGAGATTGCTTCTCGAAACTTACGATTACAGGGATTTCAGGTTTGTGCGCGCTGGAGCGGACAGCGCGGGAAATAACCCGCTGGCGGCGGCTTTGGAATATGAAACATACCCGGCGATCTTTTCGTTAATAAATGAAAACGACAGTCTGGTTTTAATAAAAAAAGAAATTAAAAGATTGGCCGCTAAAGAGGACAGCGTTAAATTAGGAGCTTTCTATTTGTCCGATTTGACAAAAATTAACCTCGAATGTTATAAAGACCCGCAATCAAATGAATTGATTACTGCGGTTATACTGACGGAAAGTACACTTACAAAATTTATTCTGCTCGGAAGCGAAACGATAATCGATTTCGAAATTAAAAATATACGGCCTGTGGAATACACTATTCAGTTCAAAAAGAAGGGCAATCGATTGGAAATGTTTTTTGTCGACGCGGCGACCGCAAAATTGAAAAAAATTGTTTTGAAAGAAGATTACAAAACGGTCGAAACCGACACCGTTTTGGATTCTGAAACAGTTAATAATTATATTTCATTTCCGTTTAAAAATAATAGCGACCTGATTCTTTATGCTCCCGGGTCAAATAATAACATAATTAAATTGAGAATTATTAGATGAAGAAATTGTTCTTTCTGCTGACGGTATTTGTGACGATCGATTCTTATGCGCAAAATCTCGATTCGCTTTACAATTTTTTTCTTTATACCAGAGGACATAGCGATACCGATTTGAAATCCGTTGCCTCTATGTCGGGCGATTACGTAAAATGCGGAACGGGTATCTACAATCAAATCAAAGAAAACTATTCGAACTTCAGCATAAAACAACGGCAGATTTTGTCTTCTTTTTTGTCCAGGCCGCAGACCGATACGAGCATCGTTACTAAATCGGGCTTTTTTCGAATCCATTTTAATAAGTCGGGATTGCACAAACCTGCTTACGATTTGAATCTGTTGTCGGAAGCGCTCGACTCGGTTTATAATTACGAGGTCAATATTCTGGGTTATCCGCCGCCCCCGAAAGATTACGGCGGCGGAGGGGATGACAAGTACGACGTCTACATTCAAAATATGAGCGGCGGTCTCTACGGGGAAACGCGCACCGAAGATTTGATCGGAAAGGAAACTTATACGAGTTATATTGTCATCGACAACGACTTCGACCGTTATTACACTCAAGGTATAAACGGCGCTCGGGTTTCGGTAGCTCACGAATTCCATCATGCAATTCAGGTGGGAAATTATATCTACAGATCGACCGACCAATATTATCACGAGCTTTCTTCCACTGCAATGGAAGAGTTTGTGTTCGACGATATCAACGATTATTATGCGTACATTTATTCGTATTTTGTTAATACCAACCGTTCGTTTTCTCAGAACAGCGGCTACAATCTCGCCGTTTGGAACATCTTTTTGAAAGACAGGTTCGGATTCGAAATACTCAAAAGAACCTGGGAGTTAATGAGAGAAGAGCGGGCGCTTTATGCAATAGCCGACGCCATTAAAGAATACGGTTCCGACTTTAAGGCAGAGTTCGCCGAGTTCTCGAACTGGATTTATTTTACGGGATACAGGTCGAAACCGGGCAAGTATTTCGAGGAAGCGGAAAATTATCCCGTTATAAAACCCCTGATGAGTATCGATTTCGACAAACCGGTCGTTTCGGTGGATATTAATACCAGACCGGCTTCGGTTAATTATATCTCTTTTATTTCGCTTGTCGACACTCTCACGGCAATTCTTTCTAACAGCGACGTGACAAACGGAGTGCTAAACCCTTCGTCCGAATTGCCCCTTACATATTTTCTTGCAGACCACGACGACGGAGGCTACAAATGGATTACCGATAAGTATTATTCCAAATTGGTTTGCCAATCTGCATTTCTTATTACTGAAAATTCCGTGTTGAATAATAAATTGATCGATTCCACGACGGTTATAACCGACGAAAAATTTCCGTTCCCGCAGCCGTTCAATTATGCTTCGGATGATTTTATTTACCTGCCGTCTCCGCGTTCTTTGAGCGGCGCGGCAGACCTGTATGTTTTTTCGGTCGACATGGATTTGATTTATTCCGGCGAGCTCCGGGTCTTTGTGTCGGATAAAAATCTGGTTAAATGGGATGCGCGCGACGGCAGCGGCGAGCGACTATCATCCGGCGTCTATTTTTATGTTATTAAAGCAGACGACGAAACTAAAAAAGGAAAATTCGTGGTGATTAATGAATAGTTACAGCGTAATACTGGAAAATCTTGTAAAGTACTTCGGCAGAAGACTTGTTTTCAACGGCATTGATCGCCGTTTCGATTCGGGTAATATTTACGGAGTCGCCGGTCCCAACGGTTCGGGAAAATCGACGATTGTTAAAATTATAGCCAATTTGATTTCTCCTACAAAAGGGAAAGTGATCCATCTTCACGGGGACAAAAAAATAAATTACGAACATCTTCATAATTACATCGGATTTGTTTCGCCCTATCTGTTCCTTTACGACGAATTTACCGCGCGCGAAAACCTTCTCTATTTTTCAAAAATCAGGGGAATTGATTACGATGAAGAGTATGCGAATTTTCTTTTAAGCGAATTGAATATTTATAAAAGAAAAGACGACGTTATCAGAGGTTATTCTTCCGGTATGAAGCAGCGTTTGAAATTTATCTTCGCTTTGATTCACAACCCGTCTCTGGTAATACTCGACGAACCCACGTCGAATCTCGATACTCCCGGCAAGGAAAAGGTTTATGAAATTATCGATAAAAACCGAAACGATAAACTTTTTATAATAGCGTCGAACGAGGAGTCCGACCTCTCGTTGTGCGGCGAAATAATCAATTTGGAAAATTTTAAGAATAACGGCATTTAGAATGAAAGCATATTATCTCTTCAAAAAAGATTGGGAATCCGAGCTAAGAACCCGTTATGCGTTAAACGCCCTTTCGATGTTTATTCTTGTTACCATTAGCGTAATAATGTTTTCGATCGGCAGCGAAAAGATAAGCGAATATCTGACGGGGGGATTGTTGTGGGTGGTAATCTTTTTCTCGGCTATGTCCGGTCTTTCGAGAGCCTTTGTTTCCGAAGAGGAACGAGGCACGACTCTTACTCTCCATTTAATAGCTTCGCCATCTACGATTTTTTCGGGCAAATTGCTTTTCAACCTCATACTTGTATTCCTTATGAATTTTGCGATTACATTTCTCTTCGCAATTCTCTTCGAATCTTTTATTATCAATAATTTGTTGTTGTTCCTGATCGCTTTTTTGTTGGGGAATATTGGAATTGCCGTTTCTTCCACGATTATAGCCGCAATCATATCCAAGGCTTCGTCGAAAGGGACGCTCTATCCGGTGCTTTCATTTCCGATTCTTTTGCCTCTGATTTTAATTCTCCTCGAACTAACGAAATTTGCAATGGACGGCAACAGCGTTGCAGATTCGACGACCGAAATACTCGTTCTGGTTTCCTACGATGTAATTATGTTAACGGCTTCGTACCTGCTTTTCGATTTTATCTGGAAAGAATAATTTACAAATACTGTACCGGTTAATTTATTATCTTTGTTAACCGAAAAATAAATTTTAAATGCATTTTTTATGGATTTCGAATTTCCGGAAAGAATAAACCGCGCCGTAGCGTCTCTTACTATGCAGATTGCTCAAAGGGCTATCGAATTACGGGCGCAAGACGAAGATATTGTGGACTTTAGCGTGGGCGAACCGGATTTTCCGACGCCCGATAACATCAAGAACGCCGCAATTAAAGCCATTGAACTGAATTTAACCAAGTATACCGCGAATACGGGAATTCTCGAACTGCGCAAGGCGATTGCGGACAAACTCGAAAGGGATAACGGACTATCGTATTCTCCCGATGAAATCATTGTATCGAACGGGGCGAAGCAGTGCGTTTATAACGCCATACAAGCTCTTGTGGGAGAGAACGACGACGTCTTGATTCCCGCTCCTTATTACGTGTCGTATCCCGAAATGGTAAAACTGGCGGGAGGAAATCCCGTTTTTATAAATACTTCAGTCGAATCGGGTTTTAAATTGACGCCCGAACTTTTGGAATCTTCTCTTACTCCCAAGACCAAGATGTTGATATTATGCAACCCGTCGAATCCTACCGGAAGCGTCTTTCACGAAAGTGAATTAAACGCGCTGAAGGAAACATTCCGAAAGGGAAATTATTTGATTTTGACCGATGAAATTTACGAGAAGATTATTTACGACGGCATTGGATTCCTAAGCGTGGCGTCTCTCGGCGAGGAGATCAAAAAGAGAACGATTCTTGTAAACGGACATTCGAAAGCTTATTCTATGACCGGGTGGCGTATCGGATATGCTGCGGCAGAACGGGAAATTATTAAAGCAATGGCAAAAGTACAAAGCCATTCCACTTCCAACGCTTCCACCGTTTCACAGTACGCGGCGCTGGAAGCTCTAAAAGGTCCGCAGGAGTCTGTGGAGATTATGCGAAAGGAATTCGAAAAAAGACGCGATTTTCTATTCGAAGAATTAAATTCGATCGAAGGAATTTTTACATCGAAACCCGAAGGAGCATTTTATGTCTTCCCCGACGTTTCTTATTACCTCGGTAAAAAATTCAAAGACAAAATTATTGGCGACGTATTCGAGTTTTCACTTTTCCTTTTGAACGAAGCGCGCGTAGTTGTTGTTCCGGGAATAGCGTTCGGTAATCAAAATTGTATTAGAATCTCATTTTCCACTTCGATGGATCGGATTGCGGAAGGCATTAAAAGAATTAAGAACGCCCTTGAACTGTTAGTTTGAGTAGAGCCGGATTTGAAAATAATATTTGTAAAGTTGCTTTCCTTCCGAGAAAGAGGGAAAGCGTGCGTCATTTTAAATAAATAACATTATGGATAAACAAATCATAGAAAAATTAACTCCGTATAATAAGCTGCTCGAACCGCTAAAGCGGAAGCAAAAAAAAGTTTTCGTATCTCCTCTGGAAGGCTCATTTAAAAGTCTGTTCGTTCAATCGTTTTATCGCGACGATATGCGGATATTAATATTTGCCGCGTCGCCCCGCGAATTGAAAGAATTGAGCGTCGAGCTTTCACTGCTAGGTTTGTCCGAACACTTGATAGCGCTCGAAAATTTTGAAGGCGACGATATTCAGGAAAAATTAACAGACATTTCGAAACGTAAATCCTTCATACTTGTTTCGACTTATGAATTGCTGAAGGTAAAATTTCCTTCCAGAGATGCGCTGGGCAAAAACACTACAAAAGTTGAAATCGGCGGAGAACTTCCTTACGATCAACTTATCGAATATCTCAACCTGATCAATTACGACCAGGATAAATATGTCGATCAGCCGGGAGAATATGCGCTGCGCGGTTCGATAGTCGATTTCTGGTCGTACAGCGAAAAATTGCCCTGCAGGGTCGAATTCGACGGAGATTTTATTGAATCGATCCGGTATTTCGATCCGGAATCGCAGCGCTCTACTCACAAAGTCGATTTTGTTACGCTAGCGTCCTCCTGCGCTGAAGACGAAATGACATCTGATATTTTCGATTACCTCGAATCGCCGTACGTTTTTGCGTCGGATTACCATCTGACTAATATCGGCGTCGATAAAAACACTAATAGCGCCGACCGCATAGATAGGGACGACCTCGACGAAGAATTGAAATACGAACTTTATGACAATGAAATCGAGAATTACTCCCGTAAAAAAGATGAAGAAAACAACAAAGTTGAATTCCGCATGGAAACTCTTTTCGAAAAAAACGCTTTTTGGATACTTGAAGATCACATCGGAATTCACGACGAAAGAATAAATCTCGGTTTGAGCGAGGCTCCGCATATCAATTCAAATTACGAACTCCTCTTTACGTCCTTGAAAAGATATTCCGCTCAGGAATTCGAAATATTGGTCGCGGTCGAAAACGAACTGCAGAAAAAACGTCTCAATGATTTGTTTGCGGAATACGACGATGAAGTTAGGAAATATTATGAAAGCGGATTAATCAAAATTATCGAGTTGCCGGTAAAATCGGGATTCGCAGTTAAGGAAGACCGGTTTCTGCTGATGACGGATTATGAAATTTTCAATAAACCATACAGAACCCGCCTTTCGGAAGCTCAAAAGAAGGCTAAAAGAACTTCGAAGAAATCGAAGGCTCGCGACCTTTCGAGCCTTAAAATCGGCGACTACGTCGTGCACGAAAATTTCGGCATCGGTCAATACGCGGGTCTGCAGACGATTAAAATAGGAGATGTGGAGCAGGAATCGATTAAGATTTTATATGCGGAAGGCGGCGTTGTATATGTCAATCTTAATTATCTGTCGCTTGTAAAAAAGTATTCCTCCGGAGATAATGCAAAGCCGAATCTATCGGCTCTCGGCTCGGGCGAGTGGAAATCGACCAAGAAAAAAAGTAAAAACAAAATCAAAGAAGCCGCTCGACAGCTCATTACTATCTATGCCAAAAGAAAAATGTCGAAAGGATTTGCTTTCAGTCCCGATACAATTTGGCAAAAGGAACTTGAAGCTTCGTTTATGTATGAAGACACTCCCGACCAGGCGCGCGTTACCGAAGAAGTGAAAACGGATATGGAAAGCGAAATCCCGATGGACAGACTCGTTTGCGGGGATGTCGGATTCGGTAAAACAGAGATTGCCGTAAGAGCTGCTTTTAAAGCCGTAAACGACAATAAACAGGTGGCGGTGCTTGTTCCGACTACAATTTTAGCAGAGCAACATTACAATACTTTCAGGGACAGACTTGCTCAGTTTCCGGT comes from Melioribacter roseus P3M-2 and encodes:
- a CDS encoding acyl-CoA thioesterase, yielding MDSRQRQIKKVKDSTVTMTELVLPNHANQLGYLLGGQLMHWIDICAALSAAKHSNRVCVTASVDRIDFHHPIKVGEVVTLVASVNRAFKTSMEVGVEVYAESFVERKKYIQILLS
- a CDS encoding outer membrane protein assembly factor BamD — encoded protein: MPYKRLFAIALIVTACSGMVDTSKFNAEEYFSYAMKLYEDGDYEQAVLEFNSILLQFPGSTVSDDAQYYLAMTYYKREQFLLAAYEFSKLIQNYATSPHVPDAQFMLADSYYNLSPPFQLDQSYTKKAIEEFQAFIDIFPANPKVEEAERKIVELNDKLARKEYESGIIYEKMEYEKAAMKYYDFVVDTYHDTRFAPMALYRKIQIEIRRGMTNEALNDIAVFLTRYPNDERADEIEKLQAELNGLTAKAN
- a CDS encoding tetratricopeptide repeat protein, with the translated sequence MKYFFSQLVLFIILTLPVAAQDYDWARHDSLVKAGIDQIYGIQFEKAENTFDAVIKEYPTHPSGKFFKAMITWWRILLKLEDESLDDEFMEQLEEVIEICDRILEKNKNNKDALFFKGGAIGFRGRLLGIREKWLKAALDGKEGLELLYRFYKADPQNPDVQFGFGIYHYYAEVIPEKFPAVKPLMIFFPNGDREKGLSELEYVALKGRYARIESRYFLMTLNFQFEENMDETRKWASILLADYPNNPNFQKYYGLTFVKENRYDKASEIFRDIYSKCVTGMPGYNSYYKREASYYVGLNYKNTNNVDSAIYYFTVSEKLSRKLDKDKESGFLINTVLYLGMLYDLKGDRQQAIKYYRETLTMRERSNSHKLAEQYLKKPYGK
- the porQ gene encoding type IX secretion system protein PorQ, with translation MKNTILFGILLFSFSTAFPQTYKFLNLDTSPRAAALAGGFVSANDDPNVIFYNPAGINLLEGIPVSFSFVNHLMDINSASLSAVKEFRFGKLGAAVKYVSYGDFTKATSTGEKTGSFGAADIAFILGYGNKLDDNFYYGINTKFIYSSIDEYSSSALAVDLGLHYEFSESMWNIGFSVLNIGSQLSTYAEIDEDLPLDVRVGVSKQLKNVPFRFYFSLNKLNREQESLADRLRNFTLGAEVKLGASFRLRFGYDSEKRKELKIGSSAGLAGLNLGFGFNVKNYTLDYGFSSMGFIGSIHRFGISTNLE
- the htpX gene encoding zinc metalloprotease HtpX, whose product is MNGFKTAALMAVMMVLFLFVGNLLGGQAGMTIAFVFSLLLNFGSYWFSDKIVLSMYRAKEVSRAEYPVLYRIVENLASKANLPMPKVYVIDSQTPNAFATGRNPEHSAVAVTTGIMNILSEDELEGVIAHELTHIKNRDILVGTIAATLVGTITLIARMAGWAAMFGGSRNDDRDGNIFYELALIIIAPIAAMLIQLAISRSREFMADEGGALISGNPMGLASALDKLSKANEVIPMRTAKESTAHMFIVSPLSGKSFAKLFSTHPPIEERIKRLKEIADGRR
- a CDS encoding FG-GAP repeat domain-containing protein is translated as MNKNATKKLFKGAGKDSILLKLLLVFLFFASSLSAQIPINGFCKVDVLFEGIKDDADFLPDNIMPADLDRDGSYEFILLRNNKNLMAVVSGNKYRRFNFGQTVNELEFYSSSKNSNIFCWLSRKSRNVGLATISKNGILSKNKIKKFDDVPSRITCLDLNSDGNKEIIVGGYAFEGLTLINAGKKNTYAYSQITDNRVFPLIASADFDYDGFSDIVAYDILANRLVFFYNNQELSFSESRKIELSDYPEDLIASDVNSDGFTDLLISYGDRLRVFVGDTVSSFRNSFDIELPVKSDDLIVSDLNGDGINDLLMASYSEGEVYLIYGKAGSEFYEPLLLYKDRNLADISVYKEKGLPKLALLLRDGKIIVISRVNKFGDFDLTSFGSDALSLGIVAGERNIPEAYFYIDKNRNDLILITLNKRLIPDTLYRYPLQDSYNIVKTVKHKNKIDFYFYNPNTSLIEILRLDLFRPTRRILYTKGRIKDLLLFNDRLEDRQRIYTVTENKSRLLLETYDYRDFRFVRAGADSAGNNPLAAALEYETYPAIFSLINENDSLVLIKKEIKRLAAKEDSVKLGAFYLSDLTKINLECYKDPQSNELITAVILTESTLTKFILLGSETIIDFEIKNIRPVEYTIQFKKKGNRLEMFFVDAATAKLKKIVLKEDYKTVETDTVLDSETVNNYISFPFKNNSDLILYAPGSNNNIIKLRIIR